One genomic window of Desulfurococcus mucosus DSM 2162 includes the following:
- a CDS encoding DEAD/DEAH box helicase produces the protein MEPRDPLVREVDAELKSMYPGSGASVIYERVEETGEPEPGPSIRDIGLPDPIVKALLRKGIERLYRFQYEAYRHILNGENTVISAGTGTGKTEAFLLPVIKRVVEGDGWNPRAMVLYPTKALARDQLNRFIEYTVYPAVSFAVYDGDTPVRLRRRIASNPPSIIVSNPDMLHTGLIYSPHVRGFAERADFMVFDELHVYEGVLGSHIHHLAERLKKSRASKPVFIGASATIGNPREFAGELFGEEFVEVRGETWRRGVVTHVLVSSGYMSRWSVTAQLCSILSRKGLRFIVFVDSQQLAELLTRILRTRHGVNVAVHRAGLPADVRRDVEAKLRSGVVDGVVATPTLELGIDIGALDAAVMASPPPSYTKYLQRAGRVGRRRRGYVFTVLGDDPIDTYYARMPERFFTQSIQPSVIEPFNEEVSKTHLLAYLLQVWRARVMDLPEEWKRVLGDLAAEGFVKTVGEYVRPVPRRARLFLMEHGSLRASGPVVEVVDSGRGEVIAYRELPVALLELYPGAIYLYTGESYMVESIDLSSKRAYARRVSGNASYTRPLYTVDVVDYDILAERRTGSGVRAAYARVVLELRVEGVVVKDMYSGETLSTVELEEPVAYRYPTRATLIKYPVPDELGARGSAEAFHAIEHALISAARVVCGSGLTDLGGVSYPSGDIVVYDAAVGGSGVAKLLYERLEDAEKVAEEIMSRCDCHDGCPRCIFSPYCGNNNQVLSRRKALYVLSKLGKARIAAAAAPLEARAGKPVA, from the coding sequence ATGGAGCCCAGGGACCCCCTTGTCAGAGAGGTAGACGCTGAGCTCAAATCCATGTACCCTGGGAGCGGTGCATCAGTGATATATGAGAGAGTTGAGGAGACGGGTGAACCAGAGCCCGGGCCAAGCATCCGTGACATCGGGTTACCGGACCCCATTGTCAAAGCATTGCTCCGCAAGGGTATTGAGAGACTCTACAGGTTTCAATACGAGGCCTACCGCCACATCTTAAACGGCGAGAACACGGTGATATCTGCTGGAACGGGAACAGGCAAGACAGAGGCCTTTCTGCTCCCAGTAATCAAGAGGGTGGTGGAGGGAGACGGATGGAACCCTAGGGCCATGGTACTCTACCCGACTAAGGCTCTTGCAAGAGACCAGTTGAACAGGTTCATCGAGTACACCGTGTACCCGGCTGTGAGCTTCGCCGTGTACGATGGAGATACGCCGGTGAGGCTGAGGCGGAGAATCGCCTCGAACCCTCCATCGATAATAGTGTCGAACCCGGATATGTTGCACACTGGACTAATATACAGTCCCCATGTAAGGGGGTTTGCCGAGAGAGCGGACTTCATGGTTTTCGATGAACTACACGTTTACGAGGGGGTTCTAGGCAGCCACATACACCACCTTGCCGAGAGGCTGAAGAAATCCAGGGCTTCGAAGCCCGTGTTCATAGGGGCGTCTGCGACCATCGGCAACCCAAGGGAGTTCGCGGGAGAGCTCTTCGGTGAGGAATTCGTGGAGGTACGGGGTGAGACGTGGAGGAGGGGGGTTGTTACACATGTGCTAGTCTCCTCGGGATACATGAGTCGGTGGAGTGTCACAGCACAGCTATGCAGTATTCTCTCGAGGAAAGGGTTGAGATTCATAGTGTTTGTTGACAGCCAGCAGCTCGCCGAGTTGCTCACAAGGATCCTGCGAACCCGGCACGGGGTTAATGTAGCGGTGCATAGAGCCGGGCTCCCAGCAGACGTAAGGAGGGATGTAGAGGCCAAGCTCAGGAGCGGCGTAGTCGACGGGGTTGTAGCCACCCCTACACTGGAGCTCGGGATAGACATAGGGGCCTTGGATGCAGCCGTTATGGCTTCACCGCCTCCCTCATACACCAAGTACTTGCAGAGGGCTGGGAGAGTTGGTAGGAGGAGAAGAGGCTACGTGTTCACCGTGCTGGGCGACGACCCTATAGACACCTACTACGCCAGGATGCCGGAGCGCTTTTTCACACAGTCCATCCAGCCATCGGTGATAGAGCCCTTCAACGAGGAGGTGTCTAAGACTCATCTCCTCGCATACCTACTGCAGGTTTGGAGAGCCAGGGTCATGGATCTACCTGAGGAGTGGAAGAGGGTTCTAGGCGACCTAGCCGCGGAGGGATTCGTGAAAACCGTGGGAGAATATGTGAGACCTGTGCCGAGGCGTGCAAGGCTCTTCCTCATGGAGCACGGAAGTCTACGTGCATCAGGCCCCGTGGTAGAGGTCGTTGACTCAGGCCGAGGCGAGGTCATAGCCTACCGTGAGCTACCGGTGGCACTGCTCGAACTCTACCCGGGAGCCATCTACCTCTACACTGGGGAATCATACATGGTTGAATCAATTGATTTATCGAGTAAGAGGGCGTACGCTAGAAGGGTGAGCGGCAACGCATCCTACACTAGGCCCCTCTACACCGTGGACGTCGTGGACTACGATATCCTTGCTGAGAGGAGGACTGGAAGCGGGGTGAGGGCAGCGTACGCTAGGGTCGTGTTAGAGCTAAGGGTTGAGGGAGTAGTCGTCAAAGACATGTATAGTGGGGAGACGCTTTCCACCGTGGAACTGGAGGAGCCGGTTGCATACAGGTATCCTACGAGAGCCACCCTCATAAAATACCCTGTTCCAGACGAGCTTGGAGCCCGGGGGAGTGCTGAGGCATTCCACGCTATAGAACACGCCTTGATCTCGGCTGCAAGGGTTGTATGCGGCTCCGGGTTAACGGATCTAGGCGGCGTGAGCTATCCGAGCGGAGACATAGTTGTATACGATGCAGCGGTGGGCGGCAGCGGGGTGGCGAAGCTGCTCTACGAGAGGCTGGAGGATGCTGAGAAAGTTGCTGAGGAGATAATGAGCAGGTGCGACTGCCACGATGGATGCCCCAGGTGCATCTTCAGCCCATACTGCGGGAACAATAACCAGGTGTTGTCCCGTAGGAAGGCCCTCTACGTGTTGAGCAAGCTGGGGAAGGCAAGGATTGCAGCCGCGGCAGCACCCCTGGAGGCCCGTGCCGGGAAGCCGGTTGCATAG
- a CDS encoding TldD/PmbA family protein translates to MGEAVDLELAVRTGLALGADFIDVRYQEYYHESLSVDNGVLRELTTTRATGIGVRVIVNGLMGYATTNDLSPGSVKRTVEVAVKLARALRSSGMPQDIYERPVQRDRVASHYVENPEDVDLSEKAGLLLDMYKAGRNIPGVSSLTIPFGYERDRRVYASSRGDYVDYTRRMIGIGVRIVASSGGSHEMLWTSESRVAGWEFIESFNWLDYVVENSRLAVEAAGAPHVKPGRYDVVLDNEIVGLMLHEAFGHASEADIVEAGGSVLGGRIGSEVASPLVSIVDDGRIEGGVYVPYDDEGTPKLKTYTVRKGVLSSFLHSLTTARRLGAQPTGNARIMSFRNTILVRQTNTYMEPGDWDPVEMIRDMKRGLYVKGKGAMGGEVNPLTGAFTFTSGPSYIVENGEPVRLVRGVMLSGIILETLRNVDAVGRDLVVRTSVFGGCGKSGQTVRVGDGGPHVRVRGFTIGGG, encoded by the coding sequence TTGGGGGAAGCCGTGGATTTAGAGTTAGCTGTGAGAACCGGGCTCGCGTTAGGCGCCGACTTCATTGACGTACGCTACCAGGAATACTATCATGAGTCGCTGAGCGTTGACAACGGGGTTCTAAGGGAGCTCACCACTACCCGTGCAACCGGTATAGGTGTGAGGGTCATCGTCAACGGGTTGATGGGTTATGCCACGACCAACGATCTCAGCCCTGGAAGCGTTAAGAGAACGGTTGAGGTGGCTGTTAAACTAGCTAGGGCGCTGAGGAGTAGTGGGATGCCGCAAGACATATATGAGCGCCCGGTTCAAAGGGATAGGGTTGCCAGCCACTACGTGGAGAACCCTGAAGACGTCGACTTATCGGAGAAGGCTGGATTACTGCTCGACATGTATAAGGCTGGGAGGAATATACCCGGGGTTTCAAGCCTTACAATCCCCTTCGGGTATGAAAGGGATAGAAGAGTGTATGCCTCAAGTAGAGGAGACTACGTCGACTACACTAGGAGAATGATAGGCATCGGTGTGAGAATAGTTGCGAGCAGTGGGGGAAGCCATGAAATGCTGTGGACAAGTGAATCCCGTGTAGCAGGCTGGGAGTTCATAGAGTCGTTCAACTGGCTTGACTACGTTGTCGAGAACAGTAGGCTCGCGGTCGAGGCAGCTGGGGCGCCACACGTGAAGCCGGGTAGATACGACGTCGTCCTAGACAACGAGATCGTCGGGTTAATGCTTCACGAGGCCTTCGGGCACGCGAGCGAAGCCGACATCGTGGAGGCCGGTGGCAGCGTTCTTGGAGGAAGGATAGGTAGCGAGGTTGCAAGCCCGCTTGTCTCAATAGTTGACGACGGGAGAATCGAGGGGGGAGTATACGTCCCCTACGATGACGAGGGAACTCCTAAGCTTAAAACATACACTGTGAGGAAAGGCGTGCTCTCCTCATTCCTCCACAGTCTTACAACCGCTAGAAGGCTCGGCGCCCAGCCCACGGGTAACGCAAGGATAATGTCCTTCAGGAACACGATACTCGTGAGGCAGACGAACACCTATATGGAGCCAGGGGACTGGGATCCTGTTGAAATGATAAGGGACATGAAGCGAGGGCTCTACGTGAAGGGGAAGGGTGCGATGGGTGGAGAAGTAAACCCGTTGACAGGTGCCTTCACCTTTACAAGCGGGCCAAGCTACATTGTTGAAAACGGTGAGCCAGTGAGACTCGTCAGAGGGGTAATGCTGAGCGGCATAATACTTGAAACACTTAGAAACGTCGACGCCGTTGGAAGAGACCTGGTGGTTAGGACAAGCGTGTTCGGCGGGTGCGGTAAAAGCGGTCAAACCGTTAGAGTAGGCGATGGAGGACCACATGTCAGGGTGAGAGGGTTCACTATTGGAGGTGGTTGA